DNA from Desulfomicrobium escambiense DSM 10707:
CTCCATTCCTCGATCACAACCCGCGCCTCGGCCCGACACCGGAACCATTCCATCGACAGACATTCGTCGCGAAATTTGCCGTTAAAACTCTCGTTCAAACCGTTCTGCCATGGCTTCCCAGGCTCAATCAGCGCCAAATCCAGAGACTCCCGAGCCGCCCATTTGAGCAGCGCCTTCGACACGAACTCAGGTCCGTTG
Protein-coding regions in this window:
- a CDS encoding integrase core domain-containing protein, with the translated sequence NGPEFVSKALLKWAARESLDLALIEPGKPWQNGLNESFNGKFRDECLSMEWFRCRAEARVVIEEWRRHYNSVRPHSSLNNMTPEHFCRQYGKNMNRGETLKN